The following proteins are co-located in the Halarcobacter sp. genome:
- the modB gene encoding molybdate ABC transporter permease subunit, whose product MEAIALEQISNPLWLSFKTLFVTLILFLLLGVPISYLLTKKELPFRWLLDTLVTLPLVFPPIAVGFFLLLLLGKESFIGKILLQVDIEIIFSFTGIIIAAFIAGLPLMVKPLQASIEQFPKEIKEASYLSGKSKIFTFLFIILPNVKNALIIALLISCARALGEVGITLMLGGNIIGKTDTISLAIYNAVFDGEYNLAMVLSGILVFISLLFFLALNFFEKRKKVL is encoded by the coding sequence ATGGAAGCTATAGCCTTAGAACAAATATCAAATCCTCTTTGGCTAAGTTTTAAAACCCTTTTTGTCACACTTATATTATTTTTACTTTTAGGGGTTCCAATTTCATACTTATTAACTAAAAAAGAGCTTCCTTTTAGATGGCTTTTAGATACTTTAGTTACATTGCCTTTGGTATTTCCTCCTATTGCTGTAGGTTTTTTTCTTCTTTTGCTTTTAGGAAAAGAGAGTTTTATAGGGAAAATACTTCTACAAGTTGATATTGAGATAATTTTTAGTTTTACAGGAATTATAATTGCAGCATTTATTGCAGGGCTTCCACTAATGGTTAAACCATTGCAAGCAAGTATAGAACAGTTTCCAAAAGAGATAAAAGAAGCTTCTTACTTAAGTGGTAAATCAAAAATATTTACATTTTTGTTTATAATACTACCAAATGTAAAAAATGCCTTAATTATTGCATTATTAATTTCATGTGCCAGAGCATTAGGTGAGGTTGGAATTACACTAATGCTAGGGGGCAATATTATTGGCAAAACAGATACTATATCTTTAGCCATATATAATGCAGTATTTGATGGAGAATATAACTTAGCAATGGTTTTGAGTGGAATATTAGTATTTATATCCCTTTTATTTTTTTTGGCACTTAATTTTTTTGAAAAAAGAAAAAAAGTATTATAA
- a CDS encoding ATP-binding cassette domain-containing protein, whose translation MIKIDINKQLHGSTGKMDLNVNLEIKNRDFVALAGVSGSGKTTLLRILAGLENAKGTLEVDNEIWLDEKFSLPPQKRKIGFVFQDYALFPNMTVLDNLLYVTKDKKLANYLLEITELKELSERLPNSLSGGQKQRVSLCRAMMNKPKLLLMDEPLSALDPSMRTKLQNEILQLHKEFNTTTIMVSHDPSEIYRLSNRVIVLNQGQMIKDGKAKDILLQTTGSAKFSLEGELLDITKVDVIYVAIVAIGQQIVEIVISSEDAQDLKVGEKVNVSTKAFAPMIRQN comes from the coding sequence ATGATAAAAATAGATATAAACAAACAATTACATGGCTCTACAGGAAAAATGGATTTAAATGTAAACCTTGAGATAAAAAATAGAGACTTTGTTGCATTGGCAGGAGTAAGTGGAAGTGGGAAAACAACACTTCTTAGAATACTTGCTGGACTAGAAAATGCAAAAGGAACTTTAGAGGTTGATAATGAGATTTGGCTTGATGAAAAGTTTTCACTCCCTCCTCAAAAAAGAAAAATAGGTTTTGTTTTTCAAGATTATGCACTCTTTCCAAATATGACAGTTTTGGATAACCTCTTATATGTAACAAAAGATAAAAAGTTAGCAAACTATTTACTTGAGATTACAGAATTGAAAGAACTATCAGAAAGGTTACCAAATAGTTTAAGTGGAGGTCAAAAACAAAGAGTAAGTCTTTGTAGAGCTATGATGAACAAACCAAAGCTTTTACTAATGGATGAGCCTTTATCTGCACTAGATCCAAGTATGAGAACTAAACTTCAAAATGAGATTTTACAACTGCATAAAGAGTTTAATACCACAACAATAATGGTAAGCCATGATCCAAGTGAAATATATAGATTAAGTAATAGAGTTATTGTTTTAAACCAAGGTCAAATGATAAAAGATGGAAAAGCAAAAGATATTCTACTTCAAACAACTGGGAGTGCAAAGTTTTCTTTAGAAGGAGAGCTTCTAGATATAACAAAAGTTGATGTGATTTATGTTGCTATTGTAGCTATTGGGCAACAAATTGTTGAGATTGTAATTAGCAGTGAAGATGCTCAAGATTTAAAAGTAGGAGAAAAAGTAAATGTAAGTACAAAAGCTTTCGCTCCAATGATAAGACAAAATTAA
- a CDS encoding aldo/keto reductase — protein MQVATTEATLNYAKKFSNYKDFYIKHNDLIFSKLGLGTFNKEPYKEENYVFHYIEAVKESIKKGINLIDTASNYRYGQSEKEIGIALKELYEEDSVKREELIICSKGGFIQLDYPFPENPYEWINENIIKAKLATQDDIELDQHCLSADFIEWSCRRSLENIGIDTFDIYYLHNPEIQLLKLGNDKFLKKVESIFKRFEKMVNMGLIKYYGVAVWNGFISEIREENINLEDLVKIAKKVGGENHHFKYIQTPFNIGKTSIYTLPSQTVKGEECTLLQAAHRLKIGVISSSSLLQMNLFKKSFKAETGYLLDPKMILKNDIQLALQFVRSTPGIISSLFASKAPIHIRENLEITKIKITPRANYDLMYRV, from the coding sequence ATGCAAGTGGCAACTACAGAAGCAACACTAAATTATGCTAAAAAATTTTCCAATTATAAAGATTTTTATATAAAACATAATGACTTAATTTTTTCAAAACTTGGACTTGGAACATTTAATAAAGAACCTTATAAAGAAGAAAACTATGTATTTCATTATATTGAAGCCGTTAAAGAATCAATCAAAAAAGGTATTAATCTAATTGATACTGCAAGTAATTATAGATATGGACAAAGTGAAAAAGAGATAGGTATTGCATTAAAAGAATTATATGAAGAAGATAGTGTAAAAAGAGAAGAATTAATAATATGCTCAAAAGGTGGGTTTATTCAACTTGATTACCCATTTCCAGAGAATCCATATGAATGGATAAATGAAAATATAATAAAAGCTAAATTAGCAACACAAGATGATATAGAATTAGACCAACACTGTCTAAGTGCAGATTTTATAGAGTGGTCATGTAGAAGATCATTAGAAAATATAGGTATTGATACTTTTGATATCTATTATCTACATAATCCAGAAATTCAATTATTAAAATTAGGAAATGACAAGTTTCTAAAAAAAGTAGAGTCTATATTTAAACGATTTGAAAAAATGGTTAATATGGGACTTATTAAATATTATGGTGTAGCTGTATGGAATGGTTTTATTAGTGAAATACGTGAAGAAAATATAAACTTAGAAGATTTAGTTAAAATTGCCAAAAAAGTTGGTGGAGAGAATCACCACTTTAAATATATTCAAACACCATTCAATATAGGTAAAACTTCAATTTACACCTTACCTTCTCAAACTGTAAAAGGTGAAGAATGTACTTTATTACAAGCTGCACACAGACTTAAAATAGGTGTAATTTCAAGTTCATCTTTACTTCAAATGAATCTATTTAAAAAATCATTCAAAGCAGAAACTGGTTACCTACTAGATCCTAAAATGATTTTGAAAAATGATATTCAATTAGCACTACAATTTGTACGTTCAACGCCAGGGATTATAAGCTCACTTTTTGCATCAAAAGCACCAATTCATATTAGAGAGAATTTAGAGATAACAAAAATTAAAATAACTCCTAGAGCAAACTACGACTTAATGTATAGAGTATAA
- the modA gene encoding molybdate ABC transporter substrate-binding protein: MLKKIFILTLIFTVFVNAEDLKIASGAGYKKVVLKVIKEYEKNGKNIDGFFGNMRQVSTQAKQTDIDLVIGDKNFLLNKSGLDIKNYNSLGKGKVVIAFPKDTILTSSKDLLKKEIKKIAMPQPKKAIYGIAGLEFLKNEQLYKNVKDKLYVVATVPQSLTYILTKEVDAAIINLTVALENKDKIGGYIEVNQNSYSPIEIIAAKTTSCKDECEKFLEFMQSTKAKEIFKAYGL, encoded by the coding sequence ATGTTAAAAAAAATATTTATATTAACACTTATATTTACTGTTTTTGTAAATGCAGAAGATTTAAAGATTGCTTCTGGTGCAGGTTATAAAAAAGTAGTTCTAAAAGTAATAAAAGAATATGAAAAAAATGGAAAAAATATAGACGGTTTCTTTGGAAATATGAGACAAGTATCTACTCAAGCAAAACAAACTGATATTGATTTAGTTATTGGAGACAAAAACTTCTTATTAAATAAAAGTGGTCTTGATATAAAAAACTATAATTCTTTAGGAAAAGGAAAAGTTGTTATTGCCTTCCCTAAAGACACAATACTTACTTCATCAAAAGACTTATTAAAAAAAGAGATAAAAAAAATTGCAATGCCTCAACCTAAAAAAGCCATTTATGGAATTGCTGGTTTAGAATTTCTAAAAAATGAGCAACTTTACAAAAATGTAAAAGATAAATTATATGTAGTTGCAACTGTGCCCCAATCCTTAACTTACATACTTACAAAAGAAGTTGATGCTGCAATTATAAATCTAACTGTAGCCCTAGAAAATAAAGATAAGATAGGTGGATATATTGAAGTAAATCAAAATAGTTATTCCCCTATTGAAATTATAGCAGCTAAAACTACTTCGTGTAAAGATGAGTGTGAAAAGTTTTTAGAGTTTATGCAATCTACTAAAGCAAAAGAGATTTTTAAAGCTTACGGACTGTAA
- the modB gene encoding molybdate ABC transporter permease subunit, with amino-acid sequence MIEILKSLEFEPFLLSFKLAGITTLILFVIALPLSWYLSQTKSKLKPFLEALTALPIVLPPSVLGFYILWALSHNSPLGVFFEELFGYKLVFNFTGLVIASCFYSLPFMVQPMQSGFESVNKNMLEASFIAGKGKIQTLLKVALPNIKPSLLTAIIVTFAHTVGEFGVVLMVGGSIPGETKVASVAIYEFVEIMDYTAAHVYSAIMVVISFLVLLCVYIFNHKQNKKLGL; translated from the coding sequence ATGATTGAAATATTAAAAAGCCTAGAGTTTGAACCTTTTTTACTATCTTTTAAATTAGCAGGAATTACAACTTTGATTTTGTTTGTAATAGCATTACCACTAAGTTGGTACTTATCACAAACAAAATCAAAATTAAAACCATTTTTAGAAGCATTAACAGCACTTCCTATTGTTTTGCCACCTTCTGTTTTAGGTTTTTATATTCTTTGGGCTTTATCACACAACTCCCCTTTAGGAGTATTTTTTGAAGAGTTATTTGGATATAAACTTGTATTTAACTTCACAGGACTTGTAATAGCTAGTTGTTTTTATTCTTTACCTTTTATGGTTCAACCTATGCAAAGCGGTTTTGAAAGTGTAAATAAAAATATGTTAGAAGCTAGCTTTATAGCAGGAAAAGGGAAAATACAAACTTTATTAAAAGTTGCTCTACCAAATATAAAACCCTCACTACTTACTGCAATTATTGTAACTTTTGCCCATACAGTAGGTGAGTTTGGAGTTGTACTTATGGTAGGTGGAAGTATCCCCGGAGAAACAAAAGTGGCATCAGTTGCAATTTATGAATTTGTTGAGATTATGGATTATACAGCAGCTCATGTATATAGTGCAATAATGGTGGTCATAAGTTTCTTGGTACTTTTATGTGTATATATTTTTAATCACAAACAAAATAAAAAGCTTGGACTTTAG
- the modA gene encoding molybdate ABC transporter substrate-binding protein, with protein MKKISLGLLLLVSSVFADKINIAVAANVSYAISELKAEFNKIYPDIEVHETLTSSGKLTAQIKNGAPYDLFMAANMKYPNALYKDGLAVTRPLIYAQGSLAYLSNKKLDYSKGINLVTQSNIEKIAIANPKTAPYGKAAVEAMTNGGVYDKIKGNLVYAESISQTVTYALTATDVGFIAKSTLYSDKMKQYKKGVNWEDVDSKLYTPINQGIVLLKRAENNPSAAAFYTFMLSSKAKKILNDYGYLVP; from the coding sequence ATTAAAAAGATTTCGTTAGGATTACTTTTATTAGTAAGTAGTGTGTTTGCAGATAAAATAAATATAGCAGTTGCTGCAAATGTTAGTTATGCAATTAGTGAATTAAAAGCTGAATTCAACAAAATTTATCCAGATATTGAAGTGCATGAAACACTTACAAGTAGTGGAAAGCTAACTGCCCAAATCAAAAATGGAGCACCATATGACCTGTTTATGGCAGCAAATATGAAATATCCAAATGCTTTATATAAAGATGGTTTAGCAGTTACAAGACCTTTAATTTATGCACAAGGTTCCTTAGCATATCTAAGTAATAAAAAACTTGATTATTCAAAAGGAATAAATCTTGTAACCCAATCAAATATTGAAAAAATTGCAATTGCAAATCCAAAAACTGCACCGTATGGAAAAGCAGCAGTTGAAGCCATGACAAATGGTGGAGTATACGATAAAATAAAAGGAAACCTTGTATATGCAGAATCTATTTCACAAACAGTTACTTATGCACTAACAGCTACAGATGTAGGTTTTATTGCAAAATCAACACTGTATAGTGATAAAATGAAACAGTACAAAAAAGGTGTAAATTGGGAAGATGTAGATTCAAAACTTTATACACCAATTAATCAAGGAATTGTTCTATTAAAAAGAGCAGAGAATAATCCTAGTGCAGCTGCTTTTTATACATTTATGTTAAGCAGTAAAGCTAAAAAAATATTAAATGATTACGGATATTTAGTACCATGA
- a CDS encoding DsrE family protein produces MKKKNLLLIISTDNVDSILKFPLLYGGVSIPRGYWKRVHIMFWGASIKVAASKKKIRKEIKQMQKNGVEFSSCIVCAEEYGVVKSLEKIGIRCNHTGELLNKALQNDKLWATLTI; encoded by the coding sequence ATGAAAAAGAAAAATTTACTACTTATAATTTCAACAGATAATGTTGATTCAATATTAAAATTTCCATTACTTTATGGTGGAGTATCAATTCCAAGAGGATATTGGAAAAGAGTTCATATTATGTTTTGGGGAGCTTCTATTAAAGTTGCAGCATCAAAAAAGAAAATAAGAAAAGAGATTAAACAGATGCAAAAAAATGGTGTAGAGTTTAGCTCATGCATTGTTTGTGCTGAAGAGTATGGGGTAGTTAAGTCTTTAGAAAAAATAGGAATAAGATGCAACCATACAGGTGAACTTTTAAATAAAGCATTACAAAATGACAAATTATGGGCAACACTAACAATATGA
- the nifD gene encoding nitrogenase molybdenum-iron protein alpha chain, whose translation MGPETLESLQKEAIEEVLSAYPAKAAKNRAKHLGVDTPEGVKGACDKTRSNKQTVPGVMSQRGCAYAGSKGVVWGPVKDMIHISHGPIGCGQYSRGGRRNYYIGTTGIDTFVTMNFSTDFNEKDIVFGGDKKLKKALEEIDELFPLNNGVSIQSECPIGLIGDDIQAVAKVHKKETGNQTIAVSCEGFRGVSQSLGHHIANDMIRDHVMPDASHRKDYEATDYDVSIIGDYNIGGDAWSTRILLEEMGLRVISQWSGDATYKEIANGPKAKLNLLHCYRSMNYISRHMEQEFGIPWMEYNFFGPSKTTESLRKIASFFDESIQEKTEAVIAKYTKMTDEVIAKYRPMLEGKKVMLYVGGLRPRHVIGAYEDLGMEVIGTGYEFAHGDDYKRTKHDIERSTLIYDDVNEYELEEFVKKLRPDLVAAGVKEKYVFQKMGLPFRQMHSWDYSGPYHGYDAFAIFAKDMDLAMNSPVWDHTTAPWDKEA comes from the coding sequence ATGGGACCAGAAACATTAGAGAGTCTACAAAAAGAAGCTATTGAGGAAGTATTATCTGCTTATCCTGCAAAAGCTGCAAAAAACAGAGCTAAGCACTTAGGTGTTGATACACCAGAAGGTGTTAAAGGTGCTTGTGATAAAACAAGATCAAACAAACAAACTGTACCAGGTGTTATGTCTCAAAGAGGTTGTGCTTATGCGGGATCTAAAGGGGTTGTTTGGGGACCAGTAAAAGATATGATTCATATCTCTCATGGACCTATCGGATGTGGTCAATACTCAAGAGGTGGTAGAAGAAACTACTACATTGGTACAACTGGTATTGATACATTCGTTACAATGAACTTCTCTACAGATTTCAATGAAAAAGACATCGTATTTGGTGGAGATAAAAAACTTAAAAAAGCTTTAGAAGAGATTGATGAATTATTCCCATTAAACAATGGTGTATCAATTCAATCTGAGTGTCCAATTGGTCTTATCGGTGACGATATCCAAGCGGTAGCAAAAGTACATAAAAAAGAGACTGGTAATCAAACAATTGCAGTATCATGTGAAGGGTTTAGAGGGGTTTCTCAATCTCTTGGTCACCATATTGCAAATGATATGATTAGAGACCATGTTATGCCAGACGCATCTCATAGAAAAGACTATGAAGCAACTGATTATGATGTATCAATTATTGGGGACTACAACATCGGGGGAGATGCTTGGTCAACAAGAATTTTATTAGAAGAGATGGGATTAAGAGTAATTTCACAATGGTCAGGTGATGCAACTTATAAAGAGATTGCAAACGGACCAAAAGCAAAATTAAACTTACTTCACTGTTATAGATCTATGAACTATATTTCTAGACATATGGAACAAGAGTTTGGTATACCTTGGATGGAATATAACTTCTTTGGGCCTTCAAAAACAACTGAGTCTTTAAGAAAAATTGCTTCATTTTTTGATGAATCAATTCAAGAAAAAACAGAAGCAGTTATTGCTAAATATACTAAAATGACTGATGAGGTTATTGCTAAGTATAGACCTATGTTAGAGGGTAAAAAAGTAATGCTTTATGTTGGTGGATTAAGACCAAGACACGTTATTGGAGCATATGAAGATTTAGGAATGGAAGTAATCGGTACTGGTTATGAGTTTGCTCACGGTGATGATTATAAAAGAACTAAACACGATATTGAAAGATCTACTCTTATCTATGATGATGTTAATGAGTATGAATTAGAAGAATTCGTTAAGAAGTTAAGACCAGACTTAGTTGCTGCTGGGGTTAAAGAGAAATATGTATTCCAAAAAATGGGATTACCATTTAGACAAATGCACTCTTGGGACTACAGTGGACCATACCATGGGTACGATGCGTTTGCAATTTTTGCAAAAGATATGGATTTAGCTATGAACTCTCCTGTTTGGGATCATACTACAGCTCCATGGGATAAAGAAGCGTAA
- the modD gene encoding ModD protein: MFNLSTTELEKYIQDDIPYDDLTTSLQNCNNKKAQLEVYTREDIIVSCTEEAAKIAKLLNCEVEYYVKSGLQISKNDILLRYNGFYEDIHKAWRLTQILLEYSCKISTQASKMKQLIDEVNPSCELLITRKTFPFSKRFCIKAAIAGGAMPHRLGLSESILFFDGHRLLYKDSQEFYNDIKRVKKVSSEKKIAVESEDYEDCLKLMKAGVDTLQLDKIDFQTLKKLVSYKNVNFPNIKILAAGGINLSNVKDYASCQIDGVVTSSVYVSGMANLSSNIKIIE; the protein is encoded by the coding sequence ATGTTTAACTTATCTACAACCGAATTAGAAAAATACATACAAGATGACATCCCATACGATGATTTAACCACAAGTTTACAAAATTGTAATAACAAAAAAGCCCAGCTTGAAGTTTATACAAGAGAGGATATTATTGTATCTTGTACAGAAGAGGCAGCAAAAATAGCCAAACTACTTAATTGTGAAGTTGAATATTATGTTAAGAGTGGATTACAAATATCCAAAAATGATATTTTATTAAGATATAATGGTTTCTATGAAGATATACACAAAGCCTGGAGATTAACACAAATATTACTTGAATACAGTTGTAAAATCTCAACTCAAGCATCAAAAATGAAACAATTAATAGATGAAGTAAACCCTTCATGTGAACTTCTAATAACAAGGAAAACTTTTCCTTTTTCAAAAAGATTTTGTATAAAAGCAGCTATTGCTGGTGGAGCAATGCCCCATAGACTAGGTTTATCTGAGTCAATTTTATTTTTTGATGGGCATAGACTTTTATATAAAGATTCTCAAGAGTTTTATAATGATATAAAAAGAGTTAAAAAAGTCTCTTCTGAAAAGAAAATTGCAGTTGAAAGTGAAGATTATGAAGATTGTCTAAAGTTAATGAAAGCAGGAGTAGATACCTTACAATTAGACAAAATCGACTTTCAAACTTTAAAAAAACTTGTTTCATACAAAAATGTAAACTTTCCAAATATAAAGATTTTAGCTGCTGGAGGAATTAATTTATCAAATGTAAAAGATTATGCTTCTTGTCAAATAGATGGGGTAGTTACTAGTTCAGTTTATGTAAGTGGAATGGCAAATTTAAGTAGTAATATAAAGATTATAGAGTAG
- a CDS encoding TOBE domain-containing protein, whose amino-acid sequence MNKIVATISQIHNIDNLNIVEFDFENMKLKMMSLDLSNDIKVGQKVILTVKPTNVAMAKNLQGDLSYSNQIPTDVEKIEEGKLLTVVNTKTKNTKLQSIFTSSSLKRMNIKQNDKVTLLFKASDLSILEVIND is encoded by the coding sequence ATGAATAAAATAGTTGCAACTATTTCTCAAATTCACAATATTGATAACCTCAATATTGTGGAATTTGATTTTGAAAATATGAAATTGAAAATGATGAGTCTTGATTTATCAAATGATATTAAAGTTGGACAAAAAGTTATTTTAACAGTAAAACCAACAAATGTTGCAATGGCAAAAAACTTGCAAGGGGACTTAAGCTATTCAAATCAAATACCAACAGATGTAGAAAAGATTGAAGAGGGAAAACTTTTAACAGTAGTTAATACTAAAACAAAAAATACTAAACTACAATCTATTTTTACAAGCTCATCTTTAAAAAGAATGAATATAAAACAAAATGATAAAGTTACACTTTTATTTAAAGCAAGTGATTTATCAATATTGGAAGTGATTAATGATTGA
- a CDS encoding TOBE domain-containing protein, whose protein sequence is MEISSSLTLELLNQPFLLEKRIDLLFAIKKCGSISKAAKEVPMSYKKAWEAINTMNNLSSNPVVQTETGGKGGGGTSLTQYGENILKTYLVLKKEHNKFLNNLKEMADIDTGTLKNIRRLAMQISARNQISGIVEYINEGRVNAEVFIKLKSGYTLVSNITKGAVTNLGLSVEDEVTAIFKSSTVLLTTDFTLNISARNKFQGIIESIHEGEVNSEVIINIGGSDKIASVITSSSIKTLGLKEGSEVSAVIKASDIMVGK, encoded by the coding sequence GTGGAAATATCATCAAGTTTAACTCTTGAATTGCTAAATCAACCTTTTTTATTAGAAAAAAGAATAGATCTTTTATTTGCTATTAAAAAATGTGGTTCAATAAGCAAAGCAGCAAAAGAGGTACCAATGAGTTATAAAAAAGCTTGGGAAGCAATTAATACTATGAATAACCTATCATCTAATCCAGTTGTTCAAACAGAAACAGGAGGAAAAGGTGGAGGGGGTACAAGTTTAACTCAATATGGAGAAAATATACTTAAAACCTATCTTGTATTAAAAAAGGAACATAATAAGTTTTTAAATAACTTAAAAGAGATGGCGGATATAGATACTGGTACCTTAAAAAATATTAGGAGATTGGCTATGCAAATAAGTGCAAGAAATCAAATAAGTGGAATAGTTGAATATATAAATGAAGGTCGTGTTAACGCAGAAGTTTTTATAAAACTTAAAAGTGGTTATACCCTAGTTTCAAATATAACTAAAGGTGCAGTAACTAACCTTGGACTTAGTGTAGAAGATGAAGTAACAGCTATTTTTAAATCAAGTACTGTACTTTTAACAACAGATTTTACACTTAACATTAGTGCCAGAAATAAATTTCAAGGAATCATTGAAAGTATTCATGAAGGTGAAGTTAATTCAGAAGTTATCATAAATATCGGAGGAAGCGACAAAATTGCATCCGTTATAACCTCAAGCTCAATAAAAACACTGGGATTAAAAGAGGGAAGTGAAGTTAGTGCCGTAATAAAAGCTAGTGATATTATGGTTGGTAAATAA
- the nifK gene encoding nitrogenase molybdenum-iron protein subunit beta: MQDVENIVNGQKLFLKPEYQEVLKNKKQFEGSAGAVAPEKVAEIAEWTKSWEYREKNLAREAITVNPAKACQPLGAVMVGLGFENTMPYVHGSHGCVAYFRTYFTRHFKEPTPCVSDSMSESAAVFGGLANMKDGLRNCNALYKPEMIAVSTTCMAEVIGDDLNAFITGAREEAEGELDNIEIPYAHTPSFVGSHITGYDNMMKSTLEQLNPTKAERVLDEERINIIPGFEPYLGSLREIKNISKMFGDKIIMIGDHEEQWDTGAGEYKLYAGGTKIADAKTAINAKATISLQKYSTVSTAKTIKNKWKQDYVTCNPIGLSGTDAFVMTLAELTGKEVPSELKNQRARLVDAMQDSYPYMHGKKFAIWGDPDFLLGLVSFLVEMGSIPTHIVCHNAPRKGWKEDMEAILEKSNRADECNIWPNKDLWALRSLLFTEPVDFMIGNVYGKELYRDTKIPLIRIGFPIFDRHHLHRYSMSGYEGGINLLTWITNGILDQLDEETKNIAETDYFFDAVR; encoded by the coding sequence ATGCAAGACGTAGAAAACATAGTAAACGGACAAAAATTATTTTTAAAACCTGAATATCAAGAGGTTCTAAAAAACAAAAAACAATTCGAAGGTTCAGCTGGTGCAGTTGCTCCTGAAAAAGTAGCAGAAATTGCTGAATGGACTAAATCTTGGGAATATAGAGAAAAGAATTTAGCAAGAGAAGCAATCACAGTTAACCCAGCTAAAGCTTGTCAACCATTAGGTGCTGTTATGGTAGGACTTGGTTTTGAAAACACTATGCCTTATGTTCATGGTTCTCATGGATGTGTTGCATACTTCAGAACATATTTTACTAGACACTTTAAAGAGCCAACTCCTTGTGTATCTGACTCAATGTCTGAATCTGCGGCTGTTTTTGGTGGTTTAGCAAATATGAAAGATGGTTTAAGAAACTGTAATGCTTTATATAAACCTGAAATGATTGCTGTATCTACTACATGTATGGCAGAGGTAATCGGTGATGACTTAAACGCTTTCATTACTGGTGCTAGAGAAGAAGCTGAAGGTGAATTAGATAATATCGAAATCCCTTATGCTCATACTCCATCATTCGTAGGATCTCATATTACTGGTTATGATAATATGATGAAATCTACTTTAGAGCAATTAAACCCAACTAAAGCTGAAAGAGTTTTAGATGAAGAAAGAATTAATATAATCCCTGGATTTGAACCATATTTAGGTTCTTTAAGAGAGATTAAAAATATTTCTAAAATGTTTGGTGACAAAATCATTATGATTGGTGACCATGAAGAGCAATGGGATACTGGAGCTGGTGAATATAAATTATATGCTGGTGGTACTAAAATCGCTGATGCTAAAACAGCAATCAACGCTAAAGCTACTATCTCTTTGCAAAAATATTCTACAGTTTCAACGGCTAAGACTATTAAAAACAAATGGAAACAAGATTATGTTACTTGTAATCCAATTGGTTTAAGTGGTACTGATGCATTTGTTATGACATTAGCTGAATTAACTGGTAAAGAGGTTCCAAGTGAACTTAAAAACCAAAGAGCTAGACTAGTTGATGCTATGCAAGATTCTTATCCATATATGCATGGTAAGAAATTTGCAATCTGGGGAGATCCTGACTTCTTATTAGGTCTTGTTTCTTTCTTAGTTGAAATGGGTTCAATTCCAACTCACATTGTATGTCACAATGCACCAAGAAAAGGTTGGAAAGAAGATATGGAAGCTATCTTAGAGAAATCTAACAGAGCTGATGAATGTAACATCTGGCCTAATAAAGACTTATGGGCATTAAGATCGTTATTATTTACAGAACCTGTAGATTTCATGATTGGTAATGTTTACGGTAAAGAGCTTTATAGAGATACTAAAATTCCATTAATCAGAATTGGTTTCCCAATTTTTGATAGACATCACTTACATAGATACTCTATGAGTGGTTATGAAGGTGGTATCAACTTATTAACTTGGATTACTAATGGTATCTTAGACCAATTAGATGAAGAGACAAAAAATATTGCTGAAACAGATTATTTCTTCGATGCAGTAAGATAA